From the Psychrobacillus sp. FSL K6-4046 genome, one window contains:
- a CDS encoding LacI family DNA-binding transcriptional regulator yields MNLTIKDIAQMAGVSPGTVSKVINNYEGISDKTKKQVMDVINQKGYEPNFSARTLATKRSNLIGLIYAGKINVEMTHPYFNEVISAFKKNIGLLGYDIIMFSNERFQMGQGSYLARCRHFQVDGCIVIAGEEVEETIYDVAKEGIPCIGIDIELKGPKSSYIMTDNVDLSRKVVEFFYLHSVRKIGYIGGKWDSAISRYRKQGFYEAMHQFGLELREEWIEYGDFHEESGYEAMKKILQCKEHPEAVFATSDLMALGALRAIKEEGLSVPQDIQIVGCDDIVACRYSEPKLTTVKQDKEKFGKLSAYMLNDLINGETQLKPVLIDSELMIRESCGTNRVDRR; encoded by the coding sequence ATGAATTTAACTATAAAAGATATCGCACAAATGGCAGGTGTCTCCCCAGGCACTGTTTCAAAGGTCATCAATAACTATGAAGGCATTAGTGACAAAACAAAGAAACAAGTGATGGATGTCATTAACCAAAAGGGGTATGAACCTAATTTTTCGGCAAGAACTCTGGCAACAAAAAGATCAAATCTTATTGGGCTGATCTATGCTGGAAAGATTAATGTGGAAATGACACATCCTTATTTTAATGAGGTTATTTCAGCATTTAAAAAGAATATAGGTCTACTAGGCTATGATATTATCATGTTTTCCAATGAACGCTTTCAAATGGGGCAAGGCAGCTATTTAGCACGATGTCGACATTTTCAAGTGGATGGTTGTATCGTAATTGCCGGTGAGGAAGTGGAAGAGACTATCTATGATGTGGCGAAGGAAGGAATTCCATGTATCGGTATAGATATTGAGTTAAAAGGTCCGAAATCTAGCTACATCATGACAGATAATGTGGATTTATCAAGAAAAGTAGTAGAATTTTTTTATCTACATTCCGTTAGAAAGATTGGTTATATAGGTGGGAAATGGGATTCTGCGATTTCTCGTTATCGGAAACAGGGTTTCTATGAAGCTATGCATCAATTTGGTCTAGAATTACGCGAAGAGTGGATTGAGTATGGTGACTTTCATGAAGAAAGCGGATATGAGGCGATGAAAAAAATACTGCAATGTAAAGAGCATCCAGAAGCTGTCTTTGCTACATCTGACCTGATGGCTTTAGGTGCTTTAAGAGCGATAAAGGAAGAGGGGCTAAGTGTACCGCAAGATATTCAAATTGTCGGGTGTGATGACATTGTGGCTTGTCGTTATAGTGAGCCAAAACTTACGACAGTAAAGCAGGATAAAGAAAAGTTCGGGAAATTATCCGCTTATATGTTAAATGATTTGATAAATGGAGAGACACAATTAAAGCCAGTGTTGATCGACTCCGAGTTGATGATAAGGGAGTCGTGCGGAACGAACAGGGTTGATAGGAGGTAA
- a CDS encoding NCS2 family permease, with protein MRNFFKFTERNTSYKQESLAGITTFLSIAYILVVNPIILSQSGMDSGAVFTATALTAIIGTLLIGLLANYPIAIAPSMGLNSFFTFSVCIGMGIEWQVALTGVFVAGIIFMLLSLMKIREKIINIIPLDLKYAIASGIGFFITFIGLKNGGIITGNPDTFVSIGDLTSPMTVLAIIGLILTIVMLVRGIKGGIFYGMVITTIIGMIFGLIKVPSSIVGSIPSIEPTFGVVFYHLDEIFTPEILTVIFTFLIVAFFDTAGALIALTSQAGMMKGNTIPNIGKGLIADSAAGAIGAILGTSTPATSVESSAGIAVGGRTGFTSVVIAACFVIALFFSPLVAVITVEVTAAALIIVGALMAMEISKINWTKLEIVIPSFLTIIMMPLSSSVAIGIGLGFVLYPICLVAQKRYKEVHPIMYVLCLLFILYFAFIV; from the coding sequence ATGAGAAACTTTTTTAAATTCACAGAACGGAACACTTCCTATAAGCAGGAATCACTCGCAGGGATAACGACCTTCCTATCTATCGCTTACATATTAGTCGTAAATCCAATTATTCTAAGCCAATCTGGCATGGATAGTGGAGCTGTATTCACAGCAACTGCTCTTACTGCAATCATCGGAACACTACTTATTGGTTTACTTGCCAACTATCCAATCGCAATTGCACCGAGTATGGGATTGAATTCATTTTTCACTTTTTCTGTCTGTATTGGAATGGGAATTGAATGGCAAGTTGCTTTGACTGGTGTCTTTGTTGCAGGTATCATTTTTATGCTATTAAGTTTAATGAAAATCCGAGAGAAGATCATCAATATCATTCCACTGGATTTAAAATATGCAATAGCTTCTGGAATTGGTTTCTTTATCACATTTATTGGGCTGAAAAATGGAGGAATTATTACTGGCAATCCAGATACATTTGTTTCCATCGGAGATTTAACTTCACCGATGACCGTACTAGCAATTATTGGCCTAATCCTTACGATCGTTATGTTAGTTCGTGGAATTAAGGGCGGTATTTTCTACGGAATGGTCATTACAACAATTATTGGGATGATTTTTGGGTTAATTAAAGTTCCGTCATCGATCGTTGGAAGTATACCGAGCATTGAGCCAACATTTGGTGTTGTATTTTATCATTTAGATGAGATTTTTACACCAGAGATACTGACTGTTATTTTCACGTTTTTAATCGTTGCCTTTTTTGATACAGCTGGTGCACTTATTGCACTTACTAGTCAAGCAGGAATGATGAAGGGTAATACGATTCCAAATATCGGAAAAGGTTTGATTGCTGATTCTGCTGCTGGTGCAATTGGTGCTATTTTAGGTACATCAACGCCTGCTACGAGTGTGGAATCTTCCGCTGGTATAGCTGTTGGGGGAAGAACGGGCTTTACGTCTGTCGTGATTGCAGCTTGTTTTGTAATTGCCTTATTCTTTTCTCCACTGGTGGCCGTTATTACAGTCGAGGTAACAGCAGCTGCATTAATCATTGTAGGTGCATTAATGGCCATGGAAATCAGTAAAATTAACTGGACTAAGTTAGAAATTGTCATTCCCTCGTTTTTAACAATAATTATGATGCCTCTTTCTTCAAGTGTGGCAATCGGAATTGGATTAGGTTTTGTTCTTTATCCAATTTGTTTAGTAGCACAGAAGCGTTATAAAGAAGTTCATCCAATTATGTATGTACTTTGCTTGTTATTCATTTTATACTTTGCTTTTATCGTATAG
- a CDS encoding ABC transporter ATP-binding protein produces MTGLVLNNVTKSFKEGDSTVDALKNVSLTVAPGDFIAIIGPSGSGKSTLLSIAGALLQPTKGEVLVGGTNVGNMKEKDLSAFRLTDIGFVLQTSNLIPYLNVLDQLLLVCKMKGKVTPAEKAFAKELLNDLGLGSKLSKFPNELSGGERQRVAIARSFVNNSNIILADEPTASLDSNRAFEVVKQIRKEVKERNKAAVMVTHDERMLEFCDKVYRMEDGVLTLEG; encoded by the coding sequence ATGACAGGTTTAGTATTAAACAATGTAACAAAATCATTTAAAGAAGGCGATTCAACTGTTGACGCTTTAAAAAATGTTTCGTTAACAGTTGCACCTGGTGACTTCATCGCCATTATCGGCCCTTCTGGTTCAGGGAAAAGTACATTATTATCTATTGCCGGTGCTCTACTTCAGCCTACTAAAGGGGAAGTATTAGTAGGTGGTACAAACGTTGGTAACATGAAAGAAAAAGATCTTTCAGCATTCCGCCTAACGGATATAGGTTTCGTCTTACAAACATCGAACTTAATTCCGTATTTAAACGTGCTCGATCAGTTGCTACTTGTTTGTAAAATGAAAGGAAAGGTAACTCCAGCAGAAAAAGCATTTGCTAAAGAGTTGCTAAACGACCTAGGATTAGGTTCAAAATTATCCAAGTTTCCAAACGAATTATCTGGTGGGGAACGCCAACGTGTAGCAATTGCCCGCTCGTTTGTTAACAACTCAAACATCATCCTGGCAGATGAACCGACAGCGAGCTTAGACTCTAACCGCGCATTTGAAGTAGTAAAACAAATTCGCAAAGAGGTCAAAGAACGTAATAAGGCTGCTGTAATGGTAACGCATGATGAGCGTATGCTAGAGTTTTGTGACAAAGTGTACCGTATGGAAGATGGCGTGTTAACACTAGAAGGTTAA
- a CDS encoding DUF4097 family beta strand repeat-containing protein, with protein MNKSKLIPIIASGMIVVGIVLTAIGYMSGAVFTIVTTDDGLKVIDVKDVQTISEELTPFSDIDVDLDDTDFEIIPSDKYEIEILSYKELEKGFTYKVQNNKLIIKSDGLFGGFFNISLGEIPKTKIKIYYPKDTTFNNINLTNEFGDIHLDCIKSNHLNIYSGDGDITTTNVKMDTFEIKNNFGDIFASNVETKNLVINMKDGALQFMKVVADATTITNQFGDIDLSDLNSKGLTIKSNDGDIEIQGLLLGKSSITSNFGDVDLQVTNKESELNYNINNSFGNIMVNENKYQSKAKHHVNTINELTINAKDGDVNVQF; from the coding sequence ATGAACAAGTCAAAACTAATACCTATTATTGCTAGTGGTATGATTGTCGTTGGAATTGTGCTAACAGCAATCGGGTACATGTCTGGAGCAGTATTCACTATTGTCACAACGGATGATGGATTAAAAGTAATCGACGTAAAAGATGTACAAACCATTTCTGAGGAATTAACACCATTCTCGGACATTGATGTAGATTTAGATGATACAGATTTTGAAATCATCCCTTCTGATAAGTACGAGATTGAAATACTTTCATACAAAGAACTAGAAAAAGGATTCACATATAAAGTACAAAATAATAAGTTAATTATCAAAAGTGATGGTTTATTTGGTGGATTTTTCAATATCAGTTTAGGTGAAATACCTAAAACAAAAATTAAAATTTATTATCCGAAAGACACTACATTTAACAATATAAATTTAACAAACGAATTTGGTGATATACATTTAGATTGTATCAAAAGCAATCATTTAAACATCTATTCAGGAGATGGTGACATAACAACAACTAATGTTAAAATGGACACTTTTGAAATTAAAAACAACTTTGGCGATATTTTCGCAAGCAACGTCGAAACAAAAAATTTAGTCATTAACATGAAGGATGGTGCCTTACAATTTATGAAGGTAGTGGCTGATGCTACTACGATTACAAATCAATTTGGTGATATTGATTTAAGTGATTTAAACAGTAAAGGTTTAACAATTAAAAGTAATGATGGCGACATTGAAATACAAGGTTTACTGTTAGGAAAATCAAGTATCACGTCTAACTTCGGTGATGTAGACCTGCAAGTAACCAATAAAGAATCAGAGTTAAATTACAACATTAATAATTCCTTTGGCAATATCATGGTAAATGAAAATAAATATCAATCCAAAGCCAAACATCATGTTAACACGATAAATGAGCTTACTATTAACGCTAAAGATGGAGATGTGAATGTACAATTTTAA
- a CDS encoding DUF1700 domain-containing protein, translating into MNKETYLKQLESKLKRIPSNEVEAAIEYYNEYFDEAGTENIQQVIKELGSPAQVASKILADYAIKDLDSHPGSAKKGLLAIWIIILAILATPIALPIMLAVVALIFAFVLLCGSLAFAAIAILFSLILGGIGCLIGGVAVFIQHIPTALFFIGLGLTASGIGLLAFSPVIILIKNGSRTIARMLKRLFDRITKRGKEVL; encoded by the coding sequence ATGAATAAAGAGACGTATTTGAAACAACTTGAATCTAAACTCAAACGAATACCAAGTAATGAAGTAGAAGCAGCAATTGAATATTACAATGAATACTTTGATGAGGCTGGCACGGAAAACATTCAACAAGTTATTAAGGAATTAGGATCACCTGCTCAAGTTGCATCGAAAATTCTAGCTGATTATGCGATAAAAGACTTAGATAGTCATCCAGGCTCAGCAAAAAAAGGCTTATTAGCCATTTGGATTATTATTCTTGCAATTCTTGCAACACCAATTGCACTACCGATTATGTTAGCTGTTGTAGCATTAATTTTTGCATTTGTCTTATTGTGCGGTTCATTGGCATTTGCCGCAATCGCTATCCTATTTTCCTTAATCCTGGGAGGTATTGGTTGTTTAATTGGAGGCGTAGCCGTATTTATACAACATATTCCTACTGCTCTATTCTTTATAGGTCTAGGATTAACAGCTTCAGGTATTGGGCTACTTGCTTTCTCACCAGTTATTATCCTTATTAAAAATGGTAGCCGCACTATTGCAAGAATGCTAAAAAGACTGTTTGATCGTATTACAAAACGAGGTAAGGAGGTATTATAA
- a CDS encoding ROK family protein produces the protein MNYYAVFDVGGSSIKYALMNDLGEFIEKSFAPTPEASLKLFVDTVESIVKDFRKKYELKGIAISVPGAVNVETGYIGGVTALPYIHGPSIKELLQDRTHIRVEIENDANCAGLAEGWIGAAKDIKDYLCIVIGTGIGGAIVLDKKIRHGKNRFAGEFGYMIMEDYLEEPIGKTWSTLAATGGLINQVAIREGMEPNALTGEKVYELAEDGNKEIQNEIEKFVKRLAVGIYNLQYVIDPEKILIGGAISTREGFIEQINETLNQMKHDKDSLTIQVERCQFGNDSNLIGALYHFIQRQSMHGE, from the coding sequence GTGAATTACTATGCTGTTTTTGATGTTGGAGGTTCTTCTATCAAATATGCCCTTATGAATGATTTAGGAGAGTTTATTGAAAAGTCATTTGCTCCCACTCCTGAAGCTAGTCTTAAGCTGTTTGTGGATACGGTGGAATCTATCGTAAAGGATTTCCGAAAAAAATACGAACTAAAGGGAATAGCTATAAGTGTACCTGGTGCTGTCAATGTAGAGACCGGATATATAGGGGGAGTCACAGCACTTCCATATATCCACGGACCGAGTATTAAGGAGCTTCTACAGGACCGGACACATATACGGGTTGAAATTGAAAATGACGCTAATTGCGCGGGGTTAGCAGAAGGATGGATCGGTGCTGCAAAGGATATTAAGGATTACCTATGTATCGTGATTGGGACCGGTATCGGAGGAGCTATAGTTCTTGATAAAAAAATTAGACATGGCAAGAACCGTTTTGCTGGAGAATTTGGTTATATGATCATGGAGGACTATTTAGAGGAACCAATAGGGAAAACGTGGAGTACTTTAGCTGCAACTGGTGGATTGATAAACCAAGTGGCAATACGCGAAGGAATGGAACCGAATGCCCTTACAGGTGAAAAAGTGTATGAATTGGCTGAAGACGGTAACAAAGAGATACAAAATGAAATAGAAAAATTTGTGAAACGATTAGCAGTAGGAATTTATAATTTACAGTATGTAATTGACCCAGAAAAAATCTTGATAGGTGGAGCCATCAGCACGCGAGAGGGTTTCATTGAACAAATCAATGAAACCTTAAATCAAATGAAACATGATAAGGATAGTTTAACTATTCAAGTAGAAAGATGTCAGTTTGGAAATGATTCTAATTTAATCGGAGCTTTGTATCATTTCATACAGAGACAGTCGATGCATGGAGAATAG
- a CDS encoding ABC transporter permease: MFLALKEMKHSKTRFAMIGTIIMLIAWLVFILSGLGNGLSTLAAATMKNIDGDLFIYEEGSEGTMMKTKVSGAIAEDIEGKYGVKEAAKFGQSTIIIQNEATSNTKEKHDVAFIGVDPGKFIEPKVVEGKQLDPNDPFGVLIDESLQKKGYEIGDTIVVTSSDIKLNIVGFTTGETFNHLPTVFVDVATWQSYAFAAPGSNNGLEDPVTMIVLQGTSIEADQIAKDYDLIETFTKSEAVMGMPGYKEESATIYMMLAFLFAISAVIIAVFFYVFILQKTQQFGVMKAIGASNRFIKNSIITQVFVLSLVSIIAGIGLTYLTALVFPEDMPFNLDFNMVLIYGVVLLIVSVLGSVISARQVTKIDPLTAIGRVE; this comes from the coding sequence ATGTTTTTAGCACTAAAAGAAATGAAACATTCCAAAACACGTTTTGCAATGATTGGCACAATCATTATGCTAATTGCATGGCTTGTTTTTATTTTATCGGGCTTAGGTAATGGATTATCCACTTTAGCTGCTGCAACGATGAAAAATATCGATGGAGATCTTTTCATATATGAAGAGGGCTCTGAGGGAACGATGATGAAAACGAAGGTGTCTGGAGCAATCGCAGAAGACATTGAGGGTAAATACGGTGTTAAGGAAGCTGCAAAATTTGGACAATCTACAATTATTATTCAAAATGAAGCTACTTCCAACACTAAAGAAAAACATGATGTTGCCTTTATCGGGGTTGATCCTGGCAAATTTATCGAACCAAAAGTTGTAGAAGGTAAGCAATTAGATCCAAATGATCCATTCGGTGTACTAATTGATGAATCTCTACAGAAAAAAGGATATGAAATTGGCGATACGATTGTAGTAACTAGTTCAGACATCAAATTAAACATAGTAGGATTTACAACTGGCGAAACATTTAACCATTTACCTACAGTCTTTGTTGATGTTGCAACTTGGCAATCTTATGCCTTTGCAGCACCTGGTTCAAATAATGGTCTAGAAGATCCTGTAACGATGATTGTTTTACAAGGAACTTCAATCGAAGCTGACCAGATCGCTAAAGACTATGACTTAATTGAAACGTTCACGAAATCAGAAGCGGTAATGGGAATGCCTGGTTATAAAGAAGAAAGTGCCACTATTTACATGATGCTTGCCTTCTTATTTGCCATCTCTGCAGTTATTATTGCCGTATTCTTCTATGTATTCATTTTACAAAAAACGCAGCAGTTCGGTGTTATGAAAGCAATTGGTGCTTCAAACCGATTTATTAAAAATTCAATCATCACACAAGTATTTGTTTTATCGTTAGTTAGCATTATCGCGGGTATCGGATTGACTTATTTGACAGCATTAGTCTTCCCAGAAGACATGCCATTCAACTTAGATTTTAATATGGTATTGATCTATGGAGTAGTTCTTTTAATTGTTTCTGTTTTAGGTTCCGTTATTTCCGCACGTCAAGTAACGAAAATCGATCCATTAACAGCGATTGGGAGAGTGGAATAA
- a CDS encoding cysteine hydrolase family protein — protein MSTALIIVDIQNDYFPNGKMELSNPEKAAANAVKVLEWFRQNHKDNIFHVQHIAADPALGFFLPDTAGVEIHETVQPLETESIIIKHFPNSFLQTELESKLKEKGITKLVVVGMMTHMCIDATVRAAVDHGYEVTLIEDACATRELTYQDKVVPAQQVHFSFVSALHGMYANVISADEYLEQN, from the coding sequence ATGAGTACAGCTCTAATTATTGTAGATATTCAAAATGACTATTTCCCAAATGGTAAGATGGAATTAAGTAACCCGGAAAAAGCGGCTGCAAATGCTGTGAAAGTACTTGAGTGGTTTAGACAGAATCACAAAGATAACATTTTCCATGTTCAGCATATTGCAGCAGATCCAGCATTAGGGTTCTTCCTTCCGGATACTGCAGGTGTCGAAATCCATGAAACTGTTCAACCGTTAGAAACTGAAAGTATCATCATCAAACATTTCCCTAATAGCTTTTTACAAACTGAATTAGAAAGCAAATTGAAAGAAAAAGGAATAACTAAGCTAGTAGTTGTCGGTATGATGACACATATGTGTATTGATGCTACTGTCAGAGCAGCAGTAGATCATGGCTATGAAGTTACACTTATTGAAGATGCATGTGCAACTCGCGAACTAACGTACCAAGATAAAGTAGTGCCAGCACAACAAGTCCATTTTTCGTTTGTCAGCGCACTTCATGGTATGTATGCCAATGTGATCTCGGCCGACGAATACTTGGAACAAAACTAA
- a CDS encoding PadR family transcriptional regulator produces the protein MGFQLGSALLDACVLAILAKEDAYGYSLTQQVREVMDISESTLYPVLRRLQKGNYLSTYDQPFQGRNRRYYRITDLGRVKYEELLKEWTEYKEKIEHVLMGGLNDE, from the coding sequence ATGGGTTTTCAACTTGGTTCTGCACTACTCGATGCTTGTGTGCTTGCCATCTTAGCGAAAGAAGATGCTTATGGCTATTCGTTGACACAACAAGTTCGTGAAGTTATGGATATTTCTGAATCTACACTTTATCCAGTGTTACGCAGATTACAAAAAGGCAATTATTTGTCTACATATGATCAGCCATTTCAGGGAAGAAACCGTCGTTATTATCGCATAACAGATCTTGGACGTGTAAAGTACGAAGAATTATTGAAAGAATGGACGGAATATAAAGAAAAAATTGAGCATGTGTTGATGGGAGGATTAAACGATGAATAA
- a CDS encoding glycoside hydrolase family 1 protein, which translates to MIHQTLKPFPKNFLWGAASAAYQVEGAWNEDGKGVSNWDMFVRIPGKTFKGTNGDVAVDHYHRYKEDVRLMAEMGMKTYRFSVAWTRIFPKGRGEVNQKGLEFYNQLINELKVNNIEPILTLYHWDLPQALQDEYGGWESRRIIEDFTNYSIELFKHFGDRVKYWVSLNEQNIFTSHGYQMGTHPPGMNDEKLFYQVNHHANLANASVIKEFHKYVPEGKIGPSFAYSPAYAASSSPKDIIAAENAEELNSHWWMDTYIWGRYPEVAWNYLEKKGLSPTIEEGDLELLKEGKPDFIGLNYYQTTTFEENPLVGGVGSSEMNTTGEKGTSKDTGIPGLYKTIANPNLERTNWDWNIDPEGLRIALRRMTNRYGLPILISENGLGEYDKVEAEEVIQDDYRIEYLRSHIIAIQEAVSDGSDVLGYCIWSFTDLLSWLNGFQKRYGLVYVNQHEEGEHDLKRIKKNSYYWYKKVIESNGTNL; encoded by the coding sequence ATGATACATCAAACGCTTAAACCGTTTCCGAAGAATTTCTTATGGGGAGCAGCATCTGCAGCCTATCAAGTGGAGGGTGCTTGGAATGAGGATGGAAAAGGTGTTTCAAACTGGGATATGTTTGTTCGTATACCTGGTAAGACATTTAAAGGAACAAACGGTGATGTGGCAGTAGATCACTACCATCGTTATAAGGAAGATGTTCGCTTGATGGCAGAAATGGGAATGAAAACCTATCGATTTTCTGTTGCTTGGACACGTATTTTTCCAAAAGGCAGAGGAGAAGTTAATCAAAAGGGCTTGGAGTTTTATAATCAATTAATTAATGAATTAAAGGTTAATAACATAGAGCCGATTTTGACATTGTATCATTGGGATTTGCCACAGGCCCTTCAGGATGAGTACGGAGGCTGGGAGTCTAGGAGGATTATTGAGGACTTTACGAATTACAGTATAGAATTATTTAAACACTTTGGTGACCGAGTGAAATATTGGGTTAGCTTAAATGAGCAGAATATATTTACAAGCCACGGATACCAAATGGGGACACATCCTCCAGGTATGAATGATGAAAAACTATTTTATCAAGTCAATCACCATGCAAACTTAGCAAATGCTAGTGTGATCAAAGAATTTCATAAATATGTTCCCGAGGGGAAAATCGGTCCAAGCTTTGCCTACTCACCAGCTTATGCCGCGTCTTCTAGCCCAAAGGATATTATAGCTGCTGAAAATGCCGAGGAGCTAAATAGTCATTGGTGGATGGATACATATATATGGGGTAGGTATCCAGAGGTAGCATGGAATTACTTAGAGAAAAAAGGGCTCTCTCCCACTATTGAAGAAGGGGATCTTGAGTTATTAAAAGAAGGTAAGCCAGACTTTATTGGTTTAAATTACTATCAAACAACAACTTTTGAAGAAAACCCTTTAGTAGGCGGTGTTGGATCATCGGAAATGAATACCACTGGTGAAAAAGGAACGTCGAAAGATACTGGCATACCGGGATTATATAAAACAATTGCCAATCCAAACTTAGAACGCACTAACTGGGATTGGAATATTGATCCGGAAGGGCTGAGAATTGCCCTACGTAGAATGACTAATCGTTATGGTCTTCCTATTCTGATAAGTGAAAATGGGTTAGGAGAATACGATAAGGTAGAAGCGGAAGAAGTGATTCAAGATGATTATCGGATTGAATATTTGCGTTCTCATATTATTGCCATTCAGGAGGCAGTTTCCGATGGCTCCGATGTTCTAGGTTATTGCATTTGGTCCTTCACAGATTTGTTAAGTTGGCTAAACGGCTTCCAAAAACGTTACGGGTTAGTTTATGTAAATCAGCATGAAGAGGGAGAACATGATTTAAAGCGCATTAAGAAGAATAGCTATTATTGGTACAAGAAAGTCATCGAATCGAATGGAACCAACTTGTAG